TGCATTAGGTCGAGAAACCCTTCCGTCATTGGTAGATATTGTACGGGGATCACACACAGGCGCGATCGTCGGGCACACTCTGAACGTCCTCAGGTCCCGCGCGAGCGTAACCACATGTCGCATCTCCACATGTCGCATCTTTTTGTTGCAGATGAATCAGCTCTGCAGGGTTTGCGGAGAGCCGGCCGCGGGTTTTCACTTCGGGGCCTTCACGTGCGAAGGCTGCAAGGTCAGTATCTTCACGTCGCCATTCTTCCACGGCTATTCATCCGTATCGTTGTTCTCTAATAACAAAAcgataaagttgaaaaaaaaagaaagaaacaactCGCGATCGCGTAATGTTTCTCGCGATGCGAGACACTTGCGTCGAAATTTACGTAAATCGCGTAGAATCTCGCAGGATCAAGTGTCGGAGacgctattatttttatacacaaatCTGTGTAAAGATATCCCAGTAAACTCAGTTGCCATTATTAAAGTTGTACTATTCTATGTGCcgttgtttaaaatttaaaggattaaTTGTGTCACGCGCTTCTAGCCGAAATTTGTAGACTTTTGCGCGCGATTGCTGAGAGTCTAGCTTTACTAACAGGTAGCTAAACATTGATTTTAACAGGCATTTCTCCGTATACCCGATCTCTAATAAAGCAAAAGTCCAAATCGTTAATCGATCGCGACTGACCAATGCGCGTCTATTTCGCTTTCTGTTGCACAGTCCTTCTTCGGGCGCACCTACAACAATCTGGGTAGCATTTCCGAATGCAAGAACGGCGGCGTCTGCGTGATCAACAAGAAGAATCGTACCGCCTGCAAGGCATGTCGCTTACGGAAGTGCCTAATGGTGGGCATGTCCAAGTCCGGCTCGCGTTACGGCCGGCGCTCCAATTGGTTCAAGATACACTGCCTGCTACAGGAACAATCCCAGCAAGCGCAAAATCGCCTAATCAAAGATCCGAAGTCCGCGTATGAGAAGGCGTTCGGCTCGTTAGACGCCgcgaataacaataataataataacaataccGAGAACGCCAGTAACACCAGCGCCAGCAGCATCGTCGGCATCGTCACCACGGCGACCACCACGGCGAACAGTTACCATCATCATCTGCACCACCATCACCATCCGGACCGATTGCCCAAGAGGGAGGACGGGGCGCTCAGGCCACCGGATATCCCGGTGCAACTAAGATCACCCGACATCCCGCCGAGAAGCAGTCAGGATGCGATTCTGAGGCCTGCCGAATTGCCGAGGGCTCCACACGAGATGCTCAGGCCCGAAGTTTCGAGGTTCCCCATGTGGCGGGGTCCACCCTTGTTTCATCCGGCGCTCACGCACATGCAGCTGCTGAACACGCCGTTCTTCCCGTTCCAGCAGCGCTTCATCGTACCTTACGTGAATCAAGTGGGTCCACCGCAGATGACGACCAGCCTGTCGAGTTCGTCCAGCGAGAGCGTCAGCCCGCGATCGACTCCATCGCCAACGAAGAGAAGCGAGGAGAATCGAGAGTGCCGGGAAATCGATCGCGAGACCGCCGAGCGAGACCGATGTCCGAGAGCAAATTCGATAGAGGTCGCGTACGACAAGAATCTGACGTTCTTGCGATCACTCGGGCCGGAGCAGGAGGAGCCGATGGACCTCAGCATGAAGGACACACAGACGGACGGACAGGAGGTGGACGCTGGTAGcctggaggaggaggaggaaaccAAGTCGAGCAACAGCGAGGAAAATGAGCTTCTACAGGACACCGGACCGCCCCTGGACCTCACCCGAAAGACATGACCTCGGATACCAAATGGTGCTCACTAAGTGCTCAACGGGAACTCGATCCGGTCGTGAAAGGATCGTTGCCAATGTTGCTCCGAATCCGCGTGGATAATGGAGCAGTGTCGCCGAGCAATTTATCGAGAGAGAAGCTGACGATGGAAGCTGCCTCTTCCTGCGACAGGAGGAAAGAAATGAACGGTCGAAGGAGAAGACGGATGGATGGGAAAATGACGTGAGacgaagaaggaggaggaggaggagaagaaggcaAAGAAAGAATACAGGAAAGAAGAGAATGGAGAAGAACGCGCGAATCACACGAGATGCGGAGAGGGTGAAAGAAGGTACAGTTACATCGTAATAACGCGGCGAGAAGCACGGCCGAGTGTCAAAGGTGCCTCGGCACAAGAAACGAGGAGGCGACTCAGGGGGAAAGAGGAGTAGCCGAATACGATTACGACACGAGAGGGAAAAGCAGAAGGAGAtgggaagagaggagagagaaagagagagagagagcgcggtCAGCCTACGCCGAAGGAGGAGAGGAGGAGaggaggagaggaggaggaggaagaagaagcgCCGCGCGCGTAGCCAGCCGGCATAAACGGCTTTACGATCGGCGATCCGTCCGATCGATGAAAATTGCTCAAGCCGCTCGGCATTAGCCGACACACAGTCCCTTTTGCCCGGTCGTACCCCGACGGCAGGTGCACACTGACGAAGCGACCGAGAATATATCGGCTCGCGATACATTCTCTTTCGTCGGAGGAACGAACGACGGACGCATCGTGCCTTAGCGAAGCTGGGCGCATCAGACTATGCGCGACTCGCGATTTCGCTATTCGTATTGAGTTTCGTGCATATTGTGGACGAGTTAAGATTCGTCGAGTTCGTCATTCATCATTCACGCTGACCCGTCAGCGGAGCGATATATCGACGAGGCCGGAAGGAAGAGAGGGCGTGAAACCCTGCGAATCAATTCATCCGTGTATTCGTTCGCGTATAGAAGCTGCGCTATGCGAACAAACGAAACTACGAATCGCGAATCGCGCGAGAGGGTTCACGCCGGCGAACTGGCGAATTTCCACTGCGGATCGCGAACCGCGAATCACGAATCGCGAATCGCGCATATCGTGGCACCAGCTCGACGCGGTGCCTTAAAAAATACGGCGATGAAGCTTCAACCGCCGGTGATAGTTTAACATTAATGTACGATATGTAACCGTTTGCCGTAGCGTGGCGACAGCGCACGGCGGGATGGCCAGTGAGTGTAAACTTCGCGCGTACTTACTATTTGCGCCGACAAACGCGTTCGGGGCCCGGGGGTTCTCTCTACGATCCGTGCATTCGCGTcgattttttttgaaaaaaaaacccaAAATTGACGGCGATGCGAGAGATCGGACGACGATGATCCGGGCGCCCGATAAATTGTGATTCTGCGAATTCCAAGTGCTCTTAGTACGTAacttatgtatattttttttctcgagagTCGGACGAACAGGGATCATATCGCCAAACCCAAGCGCGCGGAAACCGTTCCGAAACGCTCCGATCGTGCCGATCGTTCGCGGTGGGATCCGCAGTTGCGttcaagtacaaaaaaaaaaagaatagaaaggTAGAGAAGGAAATATGCGAGAGAGGTGCGCGGTAGCCACGATCGGACGATACGCACGAGGCATGGGCACCGTTTGAGTGTCCGAGTATCGAGAGAGGAGTACGAAGTGAAATAAAGAATATTGTATACCTGAATGTGTGTGACACCTTGATCGCCGTTCATTAAATATCCCTTCACGCTCATCGATCCCCGATCTCCTCGGCTACGTTCCTAACGCGAGACGGTATTCGATTACTTTCGTCTCGCGCGTCTTTCACATTCCACGCCGCGTCTGCTATCGAACGcgcgttataatattatacaccaagcgtgcgtgcgcgcgcgcgcgcgtacacgcgtATCATCGTATCTGCAATGTTATTTATCTAGCAATAAATTTGTCCTTCTTGATATACTACGCAAAACACGTTTTCCCGATAGTTTCacgccgacgcgacgcgacgcctcGAGAAGAATGATGCGATTCCTTCGTCCCCGAGAGTCGAGGACGTCGAAAACGCCtgacaataaattttcttaaaagttcAGCAATAAACACGCGAGTATATCGATCGTAAGGTTTCTCCCCCCCTGGGGTCGTTTGACCAGGTCAACCAAagctccgcgcgcgcgcgcgcgcgcggggagaagaaaaaaaacgaaactcCGCAGGAGACGGTGAGCGAAACGAGCGCGCGTGAACGACGTACCAGGAAGTGCGTACTTCTCGTACGCGGAAGTTTTATTGCTAATTACATTATGCTCGTCGAAATCGAGATGGTTTCCCGTCGGCGAGCAAtatttcgcgcgcgcgcgtacgcggaTCCCGGTAATTTATGAACATTCGCGCCGCCGCCACGAGGATCCTCGAGGTGCCGCAATCCTCGAGGAGAGATCACGGCCGGAATTTCGCGTTTTGCGACACGACCCGTCTCTAGAGATTTGTCTTAATGGAAAGTTTTCGTCGTTTCTTTTAGAACGCGACCTCCTTCGCGTGTACATTAACGCATTCTTCGTCGACGTGCTATTATTAGCGATTTTACGATGAAACGCGTGTACGGCAAACGCGTGTACGGCACCTCGTGCCTTACGaagaatacaaatattttgattatctAAATACGATTTCACGGATTGTAATGTATATCGATTTTGTCGAAGGTATACCACGCTTGGAACGCTTCGAATTTCAAAAAACTATACTGGACAGTAATGTTCGCTGCAGTATTAATACGCTGTTTGATTTATGCCTGGCCTCCGTAGCTTTGCGAATATTTGCAAAAGATACTTCTCCAAGTTAGACCAGAATATGTCTGGCAACATGAATTGTGCAACGCAAAACGTGCAAGTTCGCAAAATCGTGTTTGCGGCGCGCAAGCCCCGAGACACACAAGATCTCTGTCAACATTCTCGCGAACAAAATGGCCTTCCCCGTTGGCTAGAACACTCAAATAGCGCTTCGTACATATTGCGAGCATGTTTTCACATATGTTCAGCGGAAGGACAGACGATTCGTGTTTTCCGTCGCGCAAAATAATTAGTAGCGAATTTATCATTCAGTTGACACGATTCTCGAAAACGCGTCATCTCAAATTATCCTATTCCACAATATTTCTTCGCTGTTGAAGCTACAATAATTCcaattattgcaaattaatcgtgtTTCGCGAAAATGTGCGGAATCTTCCATGTCTCGCTTCCTAAATGCAATTCGTCCGAGAGCGCTCGCGTTTCGGTCCaataataaattgcacaaaATGCGGATGGCTGCTTTTAATTTAACGATGAATCACTTTTATTCTCGTCTCGATTTTGGGCGTTAGCCGAATCTCTTTAATTCGCCGTGTTATTATTGCATCGGGTCCTTGTTACACGCAATATTAAATAACGCAATGATTCGCGCGGCGGTtacaattattatcattacGCATTTAATAATGCCCGACGCGAGGCAAGCCGCGAGTTATCGTTAGCGCGGGCTGATTCCCTTCTCGCAGCACGCCAGAAGCGAGCCACAATCTGTAAAGGTATCTTTCAACGGTAGTCGCTACTCGAGAGTCGCGTTTCCGCATTTCGATCCCTCCGCAGGGCCTCCTAGACGGCCGTCACGCGTACACGCGGGGGAATTGGCGAGTGACGCGCGAGTTGTGCGTGGTACCGGCGGCATATTGCACGCATCTACGCCAACGTGAGGTGTTCACCTGCGTGCACCTGCGTACTCGCGTTCACGCTCGTAACCTCGCGACTGTAAAATGCCGAGTGAATAAGACTGCTGCTTGTTGACTTAGGCGGGACAAGAGAGGCCACTCGATGTCCATCCCGCGGGCACTTCCTGTCGGGCCTGATTCAGGTATTCTGAAGAACGGTTTACGGCGTGCGCCGAGAAAAAGTGGTGGACATGCAATGTACAAGGAAACAATAGTACTGAGATCTAAAAAAAATGGGACAATGTACCGAAATATCACAATACCGAAATCTAAAAAGTGAAACAACGTTTCAAAATGTCATAATATCGAAGTCTGTAATGAGAACCGAGACAATGTCTTGAAAATGATAGACgagaatacaatataattatatcatttaacttattttattgaaatcattttaagcttccatttttctaatcaatttaattccttgaaaaatgtttaatattcataatcttttaatttttccacaTAAGTACGTAatctttgtaattaaaattattaaacatattaaaacgGAGTTGTTAacgtttcagctttaacataaaagtttttaaagttcgtaaatgtaatacaaatgattgaattaaaatatactcGATGTGTTACTAAAACTGCATTTTTCGtcatgataaatgtttaaaaatattgcttatttgctacaatataattaaaacatttttattatgcaataaaaTGAATTCTGATGAGAATACCTTCAATACCTTAAGTACTATTGATACTTTTATTCCTCTAAAATTCGTAGTCCAAATTGTTAcactaaaattgtatttaaaaataatattacaaaatttttatcaaaactttaTCTTTCTTAACCTGTATTTAGCGACTTTAGGATAACAGCAAAATGTTCTTTTCTTTTAcgtgattttaaaaaaagagtagTTGTTGACGTCgtagataatataatacatacactTAAAATGTGTCTAGTAAATGATCAAAATTTGTCAAAGCGATAAGAATCATCATATCATCAGGAAATTTCTAACAGCTACAGGCGATCAATCGATTTAAAACGTATAGTATCCAAAAGAGCGCAGAGTGCATAAGTAAATCATTAATCATGTCTATCGGGCTGACATTGTCGAAGAATTCGATCATTTTATCATCTTGACACCTTGTCGAACGTAATATCCGAGGATATTCGTCATTCAATCGTCCTTAACGTTATGTTAATTCCTGCTCtgactttttttcataaatttttaattcttctcacGTCGACTCGTGTACTATTCATTCTACTTATACACATTTCTTCATTCATTTTTCTGACACTAATCATTATGAAGACTCGTCTCTTTGCAGCTTCGAAAAGACGGTTCTCTTTTATTAGGTGTAACAGGAATACAGTAATAGTGCATTTAACGCGATGGCATATCGCGAGGATCGACATTAACGTCAGTCGTTTTTATTTCCGCACGCAAAATCATCCTCGAAGTTTTATACTCTTTGTACAAAGTTTTCCGCACCGcagttatttttatatcgttgaataattttgtaacagtCTTTTGCGCCGTATATCTTCCGAGCCATAAACGTTTTTCACGCACGTTTTTGCGATGCGTTATTTATTCGCCGCTAATGTGCACAACGACGTTATAAATTAACCTTCTATTTATCTATTAATCCGTCAATTCGTACGAGACATCTTCCGTGTTAATCAAACCCGCTATTTGATTAAATCTAATGACACGTGTTGTCGCCGCATTTTGCAACTGCGGAGCATTTTGATGTATTCCCTATGAattcaaatttcgaatttttttttagtttttaataattcttgcGCCATCCCAATTAAGTATGTCCTTCATCGCATGAATCTTTCTCAATGATGTGTCGTTTTATTgccgacgacgatgacggcaAGTCGGATTTTGCCGGACCCTCTCTCCTTATTCGCACCTGTCGAGTAATCGGGGTGTTACAGACGTGTCAAAATAGGCCCTGTCTCGAGGACACAGTTTCGTGTCGCCAGACGTCTAAAAATCACGAACACGTCATTACACGATTGTtcgggaaagagagaaagagagagagaaagagagagagagacgcacctgattttttttatcttcgcAACTTGAGAACCGTTCGATCTTCATGAGACATCTCTCGGATTACGAGAGAATATACAGCATAATGGCGTATTTGCCCATTGCCGAGCGttctttttttccctctctaCCGTCTCGCGTCTTCCAGATGAGTTACGTAAATCTCAACGAGGAAACCATGTGACAAGATTGCTTAGGTCCTCTGTCTtgtcataaattaataaaattttttctttctctttctctgttcgAGGATCAGAGCGCGGAgaaaagagagacagaaaaatGGAGTAACCGGAAGGGAGCGAGAAACAGACGAACGGATgaacagacagacagacagacagacagacatagagggagagagaagggcGAGAGGAGCGGAGTGACGAAGGAGAGAGCCCGGAAGAGAAGCAGGACCGGTTGCTTGTTCATTGACGGGGCGAAGGCCCGCTCGTGAATGGTAGTGGACACTCGCGAGCCAAGAATAGGATTCACCTCTTGGCGATCTCGAATTTTTCTGCGTCGCGCTCATGAACTCGCGCCACGGCCGTGTCATGTCGCATCTCGGTTCTTCCTTTTCCTTCCCCACCGCCTCCTCTCCGTCGCTAGACGGAGACGTACGGCTGGTAGTTCAACGACGCTGATTAATGCGCGGATGCTGAGGACAATCTTGATCGTGTCCGGCGGGCAATCAGCTTCGCCACTTGCCTTGATTTCCGGCAGTGTCCATCACGCGTCCGACAATTCGCGATTGTTTGCGGTGCGATTTTCCTGAAGGAGTTCGCTTTCCCACATCGCACTGATGGAAATAATTTGAACGATGAAATTATGATTAATCCATTAGACGTTTACCGCAGGACTGAAATATTCGCAAGCGTAAGGTCTTTTAATATTCAACAATGACAGTCGAGCCTTCGCGATTCGAGAGATTTATAACGGCAGTAGCCTGATGGAATACAACGTCTGTGACGACTAGccattaaaagtataataaatttcgccagagatgtatttttatttcggtCGGCGGTGTGGGCCCGGCCGACTTAATATTCAGCCCTGCGAAATTCCAAGCAGGTTTCTATTCACCCTCGCTCCTTTTAATGGCCGAGCGATGTCACGGCCGTTGAAGGACACGACGACGTCGACTGATGATCCTCGCGGAAGCCTTGACAATCGTTCGTTTCGCTCCGCAACGGATGTTCACTGGTTGttacttatatttaaaagaatgaaCAAAAGCATCGAAAAGTTATATAGATTATTTCGCGACGGCAAAGTGCTACGTGGCTCGCCAAAAGCGGAAGAATTTCAATGAGGATTTTTAGTCTGTAGACAATAGAGGCGTACCGCGCATTAATGTCCAGGTCGTGTGTGCCTGGTAGGTAGATAGGTAGTCGGAGGGCAAGAGGACTGACGAGaggaaagaagaggaagaaaccAAAGGATGGCaagaagaagaagtagaagTAAACGCAGGTCGTGGCTGGCGAAGGTAGCACGATACACGCTAAGGTCGGCAGATGCGCGGTACGAGTGTAAGAGGGGCCATTACGCGCGAGTGCGTGAGGTAAAGAGGTTTACTACACCTGTGGCCTGTGGGCTTGGCCAGGCACgcgtgagagagaaagacagaggaggaggacgaggaggaggaagagaagaagaagaagaagaagaagaagaagcaggAGAGAAAGCCGGCCACGAGAGGAGACAGAAGAGAGGCGGCGGCGTAGGGAGGAAAGAAAACGAAGAGAGGTGAGAGCAACAGAGGTGAGAGCAACGGAGGAGAGGACGCGCTTAAGATTGACAATCCGGGGTCACTGAGCGAAGCTATCCGTGCTCCTTCCGATTGGTCGCCGGGAAATTCATAATACGTTTTTCATATATGCCGGAGAGCCCTGGCGTTGCTTCGGCCGCGGCTCCCTCCGGGGGTAGGGTCGAGAGTCGAGTCGACTCTCCGAGTCAAGACGAGTCGAGTCGAGCCGAGTCCGGTCGAGTCTCGAGCGTTTCGCCGGACGTTTACGAGCGTTTGACCCTAAGTGTACGGTGGGAGCGCGGGAAGTAGAGGAGGCGGAAGAGTAGACGAGGCGatggagagaaagggagaagtCGCTCTCTTGCCGCGGCCCCGCTAATTGGGTACGTTGCGCACGCATCGTCGTAAGAGGATCCTTGAGTGGACGTAAACCCAATATCGCCGCCGTGTATGAGAAAGGGATGCGTCGCGTCGTTTCCGATGCGACGAGACGGCGGCGCGCTGCTCCTCTAATGGGCGATTCGGCGTGATGCGTTGCTCCGCACCGATGCGCGATGGTTTGTCGTTGGTTGTCGATCGGTCGCCACCGCAGCCACCAGAGACGGAGCGTCGCGCGTCGCCTGGCCTCGGCGCGATGTAAATAGCGTCTTTCTCTCTAAAAACGTGTTGCCGATCAAACCTCGAAAGATGACTGTGAGAATACGTGTTAGCATTTAGATATTTATAGTATTCGTGTAATGAGCCATCGATAAGACTTTCATTTATTCGGTATCGAATACCACAGTCGACGCGAGATGTTATTGGAGAGAATATCACTAAGCTTCAAAGATTTTCACGCAGAGCGTTGTCCAGCCTATGAAATCGACTCAAGTTAAACCTCGAAGATCCTTTcatcttttatatctttttttccttctaaaaaaaatgttttgtaaaaatttagctaagtAATTTAGTACAgctgtgtaaaaataattttgttagatcattaaaataattatgtaggacgctcaagcatgagcaatgttaagaaaaatttaagcaTTTTAGCAATCCGTCtaagcgtcctacataattattttgatagtctaacaAAGTCATTTCATACAtgtatatctaaatttttaaatatgttagtaaaaccgttcttttctTGTAACTAATTCGCAAGCAAAGAATTTCTCTTGACTCAAATAAAACGATTTTATGTGTAGAGATTACGAATATTCTTGAGTCACGGTCCGCGATTtcgaaaatgtcatttttgagaaattagattgttttcataaatttcatataaatcgtCATATAAACGATAACGATAAATTTCGCAAAATACGAGAGAGTTGCCAAGCCATTAATCAATTGCAACAAAAAGGAAATTAGGACCGGTCAATTTCGtctgtaaaaatttatgcaagAAGTGTGTAATCGTTAAAATGTGATTGTGCGTGTGtgtctttaaatttattatgataaaaattataataaaaaaaagagtaaaaaaaatattaatattaaaatataaataaataataaaagacgattgtatttaatataatccACTTTTTCACAGTAACAGTATATTCTGGAATGTTAAAGAGGTGGACACTTAATTCTTCTCAAACTCTCTCAGGCTTTCTAACATTTGTAAGATACGAGATTCCATAGATTCCAATTGGAGCGTCTAAGACATAAAAGTAGCTCATGGAGATTTTGCCCAAGCATTGCTCCGTGTCAGGGAGCTAGAGGCACACGTGTAGGTGTTTAAAAATTGGAATAGAAGTCGTGCTATCATTTCGCATAAAATTATCATCGATCTTTTCCAATCGATCGGTTATGTGGAAATGTCGGTCGCGTGAATAAGAAACACATTGGACcggcaataattataatacagtCAAGAGCGTCCGTGATGGTCCATAACGCTCAAGTACAATTAATAAAGGCTGGTCAAGCTGGTTTCACCAAAAAATGCTAAACGCTATAAACCTATTATTCATCATCCGAAACGTGGTTCTGTAACTCGCGATTTGGACAGAAAAATTAACGGCTGTTATGGTGACGATATTCGCGCTCCGCCAGATTTTATTGGCGACATTTGCATACCTCGGCATAAAATCGTCccgattgtgtgtgtgtgtgtgtatgtgtgtgtgtgtgtgtgtgtgtgtgcaaagaaattttgaatatgCATTGACCGATGTTTGGCAATGAGATGCTTTGTTAAGCTTCGAAGTCAGATTACGTGGAATATTTTAACGATTATTCAACGCAATCCAATATTTTACACGAGTGACAATCATGAGATCAtcgaacaataataataatttataaagacgTTTTATTTATTGCACGATACAAAAGAcacgataaaaaaaatggaaacattaatacatatattaatattttgaatttacattatCATCCAATTAGCATTTAGCAATTCtgctaattaaatcaaaatacatacgtagtaaaaaaaattttattccaatacGATTAAGACAGCTGCGAATCGCGTTAATATGTAACGCAGATTTAGATGTAAATCTAACGATTTGTTCGAACATCTAGTCCTGTGAGAATTCGCATTTAATAATGtcgattttttcttaaattcttatctcgataaatatttatacaaaaatgtttcacaATGCAATAATCGTCCAAAGTCGTTCGTATAATTTTCTACTACATTTAATTTGCTTGACACACGACACACACACATTGTAATAGAATAAATGCTTCTCTTAATTGGTATAATATGACAGGCTTCTAGGTCATCGTTTATatcttgatttatataaaatttataaaaagaataaataaaatttgtgtttatatttatttatcagcaACTTTATTAAGAATATTCTGTATCGCATATAttcacatatgtatatttttattaactgatAATCGTTTCTGATACtgtattaaattcaaatttaaactttaaatttgaaataatctgTCGGAACACTTTTCTTATGGACGTGCACGCtacattatcattaatatattattatttttgtgtaacATCGACAAGTGAAAAGAAATTCATTCCAATTATGCGGAAGTTTCGAAGAATCCCGTAAGACGTGATCGATCACACGAAACGTGGAGAGCCATCGACGTCTTGGAACTTATAtatcttgcaatttttttggCATTACtgaagagggaaagagagagagagagagagagagagagagagagagagagagagagagagaaagacagaga
The window above is part of the Solenopsis invicta isolate M01_SB chromosome 8, UNIL_Sinv_3.0, whole genome shotgun sequence genome. Proteins encoded here:
- the LOC105196879 gene encoding uncharacterized protein LOC105196879, whose protein sequence is MDVGDLSGPAGLIGSGSISVATGVGVIANATSATPRWWTPTSTITSVAANTDVMNQLCRVCGEPAAGFHFGAFTCEGCKSFFGRTYNNLGSISECKNGGVCVINKKNRTACKACRLRKCLMVGMSKSGSRYGRRSNWFKIHCLLQEQSQQAQNRLIKDPKSAYEKAFGSLDAANNNNNNNNTENASNTSASSIVGIVTTATTTANSYHHHLHHHHHPDRLPKREDGALRPPDIPVQLRSPDIPPRSSQDAILRPAELPRAPHEMLRPEVSRFPMWRGPPLFHPALTHMQLLNTPFFPFQQRFIVPYVNQVGPPQMTTSLSSSSSESVSPRSTPSPTKRSEENRECREIDRETAERDRCPRANSIEVAYDKNLTFLRSLGPEQEEPMDLSMKDTQTDGQEVDAGSLEEEEETKSSNSEENELLQDTGPPLDLTRKT